CACGTATACCTGAGACGCCACAGACTCCACGTCCATCGGAAGACAGATGCTCACCTGTGACACAGACACTTCATTAGCTACACCTAACGACACCTTTAACGGGTGCCAGCCAGTGCGGCTGTGCggacgttggtaaacctcactaaTTGACACCTGAaggggcgccacacacgggaggcgacaaacgactgCGATTGACGAAACTCATCGCCATCGCGTAACAAACCATGCacgagcggctgtgaccagcgACACCCGTGAACAActtgttcacatccagagcgaattgtacgagtctcccatggttttgattggctggcagaggtggagggaatttgggggtatcaaagtagttcagaggaggaaaagtgccggtgttgatcgagtactcttgctagaaCTGGATCTTGCTGgcattgaagataaacttacagaAATTTCCGTGTAAAATGAATGTACACATacccgatatgtttactctggcatcGACGAGTTCctatgccatttttttctttatatctctatattcttttttagaaatgtcaaatagctccgggaaattggtcgatcaatgaaactcctgctgattggtcctcgtctgggcaacagcgatgaaaagttgaacatttttcaactttctgggatcgcgtcACAAGCCAGCGTGTACATAATGACACGCACGAACGCCAACTTTCACGCGCACAAATTTTGcttgtcgcttggctggacggtgacacgcacaggttccattgaaaatgaatggagtagaggtgatgtcgcctcccgtgtgtggcgcccataagaGTCAAGCTGGATGTGAagttgacagtctgggcttttagcttgatggctCGCGTTCTCATCTCTCATTCGTTGTTTCAAGCCCAGGGCCGAATGCGGAACCATAAAAATAGGAGGTGTatagtggtgtaaaaaagtgtttgtctccttcctgaattcttatatttttgcatgtttgtcacgcttacgcttacagtaaatgtttcacatcatcaaacaaatttgaatatgatatatataatgacaacacaactgaacactaaatgcagtttttaaattaaagttttttattattaagggagaaaaaaaatccaaacctacatggccctgtgtgaaaaagtgattgccccctaaacctaataactggttgggccccccttagcagcaacaactgcaatcaagtgtttgtgataacttgcaatgagtctcttacagcgctggggaggaattttggcccactcatctttgcagaattgttgtaattcagccacattggagggttttccagcatgaaccacatttttaaggtcatgccacagcatctcaataggattcaggtcaggactttgactaggccactccaaagtcttcatttagtttttcttcatccattcagaggtggacttgctggtgtgttttggatcattgtcctgctgcagaacccaagttggtttcagcttgaggtcacaaaaatatggccagacattctccttcaggattttttggtagacagcagaattcatggttccatttatcacagcaggtcttccaagtcctgaagcagcaaaacagccccacaccatcacactaccaccaccatattttactgctggtatgatgttatttttctgaaatgtggcgttacttttacatcagatgtaatgggacacacaccttccaaaaagttaaacttttgtcttgtgagaccacagagtatttccccaaaggttttggcggtcatcaagatgttttctggcaaaattgagacgagccttaatgttctttttgttcagcagtggttttcatcttggaacccatttttacccagtgtctttcttatggtggagtcatgaactctgaccttaactgaggcaagtgaggcctgcagttctttagatgttgttgtggggtctttttgacctcttggatgagtcgtcgctacactcttggggtaattttggttggcctggCGAATcgactcctgggaaggttcatcaccGTTCCATCTTCGTAAGGCACGTCCTATttaacttcatttaaaaactgcattttttgttcagttgtgttgtcattgactaataattatataacaaacacacatacatatatatgtatatatatatatatataaatataaaaatatatacagattttggcttttatagcctgtggtcttaaacttttgatcagctgataaacagcctcgTCAgcgtcttgtaatattttggagtTAAATACGGGGCAAAAGCATTGGCTACAGCTCTtgctataaataaaaaatgatcttgtgttgtgtgttattAGATGTGTACagatgtacctaataaagtggggTGTACTCACCTTGCTGTAGCTGCTAACCCCCAGCATGGGAAGCAGCGCTGCCAGGCAGGAAAAGATCCACCCGGCCGCCATGACCATGCAGGCGTGCCTCAGACGAAACTTGCGGTCCAGCCGCAGGGCGTGTGTGATGGTGTGCCAACGCTCCAACGTGATGGCTGTCAGCGTGAATACAGACAGCTCGCTGGCAAATACCTGACGCACACAACACATGCTGTTGACCTTTGACCCGCCACCATACATCACATGTGGGCGCGTACGCACCGTGAAGAAGCCGGCGGCGCCGCAGCCCAGGCCCGTCTGCCAGTCGATGGCGTGGTTGTAGTAGTGGCCCCGTGTCAACGTGTCCACCGTTGCTATGACCACCAGGTAGACGCCCATGCAGAGGTCAGCAAACGCCAGGTGGCACATGAGGAAGCGCGGCACCGTCAGTTTGGAGCGACTGCCTgccaacaagagaggagaaaaaaaaaaaaaaaacactctttcctgccacttcattaggcacacttgCACAATGAGATCCCATTCAAGAATGatgctttttccattttaggTCGCTAACCTGAATACCTGGGCCCGTATTCAAAAAGCATCTTAAGGCTAAAAGTAGCTCTTAGTGACGTCACTTTTAGACAAACCTTAGAATTCCTCGCATTCTAAGATttttctatatctatatctttttctatatatttattctatatccaaattatatttaattagcTTTTCATGCATTTAATGAGCAGTGAAAGGTGGCGTGAGATTAACAAAATTACGTAATTGattattaaatacagtaaattatataaataaaaacaaaaaataatataatataaaaaaattataaaatcaaatcataataacaatattataatcatatataatataatgataaaaatattaattaatctaattaattaataatttatttgtcattaaaagtcACCCATTGGGAGCTGGTGGGCAGGATCAGTGATCTGATTGGTTGAAATGGAGTCGGTAGTTTTTAAATAGATATGTAGATGGTACCTAACAATACGAGGAGCACGGCCATGTTCCCCAGCAGCGTGAGGACAGAGACGATCCAGATGAGGGCCCTCAGGGGGACGGCGGCCATGATGTCCTCGCAGGGGTTGAAGGCATCCGGCATGGGGCTGCAGGTGGAGTTGAAGCTGGAGCAGTGGTCCCTGAAGAAGGGGCCATCATCTCGGGCTTTGGGGAGGGAGCACAGGGGGTTCCACCTGGAActgacaaaaacacagaaatgtATTAAACACGCTTCTGCTATgaatgactaaaaaaaaaaaaagtgtcccatTTGAGCTTTAATGGTGGCAATAAATAGCCGCTTTGTTACAGAAGATAAAAGCCACCATCTTTGCTTTGAAGAAACAACAGGGAATTGTCATGAATATGAAATGATATTGGAGCACAATTTAAGGAGAGTAACCACAATAGAACATTTACTGTGTCATtgttttatgataaaaatactTCATGTActggatgaaaaaaaacaaaacagataaaaaaatacaagaatgtagcCTAGCTTGACTTGAAGCTACACTAAGCTATGCTACGCTAACAACCTGCTTTTGCTGCGTACGTGTCCGCAGCTTGTCTTTCATTGGCCCTCGGAATAGTCTAAAAAGGAAATTAAGTCATTATTAATGacttatattattagatattaaactaacttgctttgtcacctaacatcagttagcttagcatatattggccTACATTGCtcttagcatctttaatgcatgtccttcaatttttctgtatgcacaCTAGGGGCTGGAATCCCTGGCTACCTCACAATttgatgcgattacgattcagaggcctgcgatgtgatgataaagtgcaccagtagcagcatgtataaaactaacaaacttcagcatattctgagtaaccaacataaaaaaaatctgccattaatTCACAAGTAATTAATaaacttctgaattcaaactaaagtcccgagcatagaatctctgacaaaatattatttttgctgtatagcaaagtcaaaaacagctttcatacgaaatatagatttctgtaccagcggctctcacacaagaataatgcttgcagacaacAGTATATTATGAACAACCAAAAAATCTAGGCTGCACTTATTCACAATtggagtgtcagtgaaataacgttgcaatgggacgttgtatctgggttccaaagggCGGAACAATCGAATACAGCCAAAAATGCTTTGCAATATAAGTTGCGATTGAATTTGTGATTTGCTTCagcttttccgagttgggtggaaaattagttatcgccTGCGCGATGGTTCTCTAGTTCTCTagttcgggtggaaacgtgctgtgtggtttctcatatttgtcatgttcctaaaatatttaagcttgtatgacaaagttAGCATATTGTCTGattcttgtccagctcatttttaccttcaactatatgaaagccaaagtgcttccagacgctcactttaaatccagcgggtgcagCGTCGCTAcacaatacgtacccggaacgcagtgggttcaactgggttcaacgcatgtgcagaatgcgtctacatccggtcggcctatttttcggcagtcacatgttaggcatgtgtaatctacgccatccgtcgatctattttacggtAGCAAGCAATATACGCCCCCTCCCTTctcccaaaaacgttattaaAATAGATAGAAATTGGAGAAAGTACAACAAAAGcaccaatttttttctcataccaTATCCAtagtgcaagtggacaatttataagccatcttttctttgttccataaattttacgttttttttcgccactgaaaaaaatacacacaaaagcatttgctaggaagatatgtttggatggatggtatttttccgtttagaaaaaaacctctagctgaatcctctagattaatccatcattgcactgtttacggttgtttacattgaaatatcaatatgtgttttattgtatttatttacgtatttatacgtaaccggatatgacgttaaCGTCTGCGCTACATGCTTTGCGTAAGTTTTTACATCGCTCACTCTTGGGGGATGTCATACGATGATAGAAACATCCCCAATGCTAACCATGTACTTtagagtcacttataaaatagGCTCTCAACAAATTACatgtatgaagtatggttattgaccatttatgttcatacatttaaaaaataataactaccacagcacgtggtAGCGCTGTGGTAAAAATTAGCTGAAGGGGGAAGTGGTGTAGTGCTCAGGCATGCGCGacaccgattgcgttccgggtaggtattgcgcagtgacacgctcagccattctggtagcgtcttacagtTAGGTGCAtcaccataaactgtccaggcggcacttccgctttccgtgtttttgttcagtttttttttgttccgtcagcatcgattattgacatttatgaattgattaataatcgtcaatgtccgcatcacGATGCATCAAAGAATCGATTATTTTCACCACCCCTAATGCAcacaataatggtaaaaatataaaattctgcctttacattACAAACATTAGGAACACCTCTACAAGCGCACCTGTTACTGTATAGGTTGAGGAAGACGCAGCAGTGTGACGGGTACGTGACCTGGGCAAGGCTTAGCTTGGCAAAGGCCTGCCGTGGGGGAAGCTTCTTCAGGTGAACCACCGACTCAGCAATGAGCCATTGGAGTCCAACCAGGATGGCATCGGGCAGGGAGCTGAGCGCTGTGTGGGAGACGTCcctaaaaggcaacaaaaagtGTTCAATGATGGACGTGTGGGAGGAATAATGGGTGCTAAGAAGTGGTTATTTGTGGCAAAGTGTGCCTAAGAAGGATGATTCACTGCTGCATGCCATGCTTACAGTACAACCAACTCACTGGAACCCGTAAAGGCGTTTGGATGGATGTGAGCAAGTTGTCTGTTGCCTTTCAGAGACCTTCAGAGAGAGAAATATGATTGGTCCAATACTCCTGCAAATGTATCATACTTCTGCTGTGACTCACAATCTGTGCATCTTGGTGCCGTTGAAGGCGTCTCTCGCCACCTCCTTGATGCCATTTCTGGTGAGCCGTCTGTCATCACAGAGAGCAGCCAAATGATTTACTTTTAAGgccaaagtgtaaaaaattcccaggcgcggatttagaggcGGGTGTGGGGGTGTACATATTAATGCAAGATAATGTATATTGTTATTAAATCGGAATGATGTGGGCCTACGgcctcggccacacccccccttttcaaaaaagctagttCCACCCCTGTTTCCCAACAGTCTTTGAATGATTAGAGATCATTTTTCTGCTTGTGAATCCATAAACTTGATGATATTAACTGAGGGTCTGGACCTACAAAATCTAATACCAATACATGCTGCATACAGACATGTGCACTTTTAATATGCTTATTCTTTATgtggattatttatttaatattttgaccctgTCATGATGTTAAAtcatcaaaagtgagcattactCTCTTACTAAAAAAGAAGCTCTCGTATTAGATAGCATATCATATGCCTAATGGCCTAAAcgtaacaaaaaaagtgtattgaattgttattttgttatgtaTTGTAGTATACATACTACATACATTATATtaagtattttttatatatttatattttgtgtattaacaataatactatgatgtattttattagtgtttatttattatttgtattttcttatgtattttttcattattctgtATTGATAGTATGTTCAATTGAcatcaaaatattgaaataaatgtctataattgaaaaaaatctgaaaacatgtatataataataataacaaataatataaataataatacaaatattataaaataaatgccaatagtttaaaaaatcttacaaattaatataaaagtaaaaacaaaaaggtaatTAAATATCTATCATTTGTATAGTATAATGACAAAATTAATATAATAgcaaaaaaatactgaaatctatataatttaaaatataaatataaatatatataaatattttaaatatataaaaatataatttaacaaaaatatagaaataaatgtctatccttttaaaaatataatgaaaGAGTGAATATAATAATGATTATGATAATAACATTAGaaatcttaaaataaatgtctacttgtaaaaatatgaaaagtttatataacaataataaaacaacatattgaaataaatgacaataGCTTTAAAAATCTCAgaaaattaatataataataaaaataaaaaagactgaCATATACATCTATGATTCAAAAACATAATCAGTCCAGACTaataattaaaaagaataacaaaagtgaaatagggctgcacggtggccgagtggttagcatgtcggccacacagtcaggaggtcagGAAGATCTTAGTTCGAATCTCCatctgggcatctctgtgtggagtttgcatgttctccccgtgtgtgtgtgggttttctccgggtactccggcttcctcccacattccaaaaacatgcatgttaggttaattattGTAAggaaaaatactaaaatagctgtagttttaaaaatataatgaaaccaataatataataataacaaaatattgaaattctaaagtcaaaatttttaaaaatataatgaaaaagtgaatataataatgataataccataaaaatattgaaataaatctataatttaaaacatatataatgaaaaaataaataatgtacaaTAAATTGTTCTTACCCCCTCgagcctaatgaggataagcggcatagaaattgtGCTTACATGTCTCTGATGGTACGCCTGCAGAGGCCGTTGAAGGCGTTGGTGGGCACTTCCTGTATGTGCTTGTTGTCGTGCAGGTCGCTAGGCAACACATATCAGGTACAATACAAGATATACTGCATCACCATCAGGACCCCTGAAGCATTTCCATGCATGCATATGCATTTTACACACGCTTGTCatggtgtgtgcgcgtgtgtgtacatgtgtcgTGGGGCCTACAACAGCATGCAGTCGGCGGCCGAGTGGATCTTAGAGAAGTCTGGGAACGTGGCGAGTCCCGTGTTGGAGATGATCCTGCAAAGTGGACACAAAGCACCAAACGTCGTGTGCAGTCACAACACCAAGCGGCAGgttctcagtgtgtgtgtgtgtgtgtgtgtgtgtgtgtgtgtgtgtgtgtgtgtgtgtgtgtatcaaataataccacacacacacacacagagcggtTTGTGTACAAGTGCACTACATCCTTAcgtttgtttctaatattttagcTACCTTTTTGAAGCTTCAATgtacgtacatacagtatatgtaacaaCAATCAACTAAatgttgttaaatgaataccactCTGACAGTGAGACTGAGaagtacaggtgtacctaatcaagtggcCTGTGGGTCTCAGAGATAATGCACCTTTCCTTGCAAGGAGCTTCCATACCAAGCTGCATATGTGATATAAGAGCTGAGCTCTAAATATAACTCCAAGTGATGAATAATTACTCAATTCAAAAACTGCTGACTGAATTCCTGGCCCTGCATTTTTAACGACTACAATTTTCAAATAGGCTCACACCCTCGGAACCATAAGAGAAACatgataacataataataacaacacggttCTTCTTCCTGAGGCAAGAACTCACAGGCGCTGCAGGTTGACaatgtccttgaacgcatccCTGTCAATGTGCCTCAGGTGTTTGGACTTTGTGATGGTTCTGAAAGACACGGCAAAAAAGTCCAGCAGTGTCACTTGGGAACAAAATCAAAGTTTCCGTTCAGCTCCACTCACATCTCGCCGAGTTCAGGGAGGTCGGAGAACGCAAACGCTCCGATTGTCTCCAGTGCGAC
This sequence is a window from Dunckerocampus dactyliophorus isolate RoL2022-P2 chromosome 2, RoL_Ddac_1.1, whole genome shotgun sequence. Protein-coding genes within it:
- the fshr gene encoding follicle-stimulating hormone receptor isoform X3, with translation MRTHLMAGELPAGDVCVPSKVKAPCREMKQTKIRVIPHGAFTDLHQLRKLTILNNDNLRTIASFAFAGIPLVADIFISGNVALETIGAFAFSDLPELGEITITKSKHLRHIDRDAFKDIVNLQRLIISNTGLATFPDFSKIHSAADCMLFDLHDNKHIQEVPTNAFNGLCRRTIRDIRLTRNGIKEVARDAFNGTKMHRLSLKGNRQLAHIHPNAFTGSSELVVLDVSHTALSSLPDAILVGLQWLIAESVVHLKKLPPRQAFAKLSLAQVTYPSHCCVFLNLYSNSSRWNPLCSLPKARDDGPFFRDHCSSFNSTCSPMPDAFNPCEDIMAAVPLRALIWIVSVLTLLGNMAVLLVLLGSRSKLTVPRFLMCHLAFADLCMGVYLVVIATVDTLTRGHYYNHAIDWQTGLGCGAAGFFTVFASELSVFTLTAITLERWHTITHALRLDRKFRLRHACMVMAAGWIFSCLAALLPMLGVSSYSKVSICLPMDVESVASQVYVVSLLLLNILAFVCVCGCYLSIYLTVRNPSAAPARADTHVAQRMAVLIFTDFLCMAPISFFAVSAALKLPLITVSDAKLLLVLFYPINSCSNPFLYAFFTRTFRRDFFLLAARFGLFKTRAQIYRTESSSCQQPAWTCPKSSPVITYALVNNATCVSGKQER
- the fshr gene encoding follicle-stimulating hormone receptor isoform X2, encoding MASGPTVMFRMKMMMIVIAAAVVGKMDGMSARLSKRALCLCYYFPVGVNEIPRNISSNAQYVEMKQTKIRVIPHGAFTDLHQLRKLTILNNDNLRTIASFAFAGIPLVADIFISGNVALETIGAFAFSDLPELGEITITKSKHLRHIDRDAFKDIVNLQRLIISNTGLATFPDFSKIHSAADCMLFDLHDNKHIQEVPTNAFNGLCRRTIRDIRLTRNGIKEVARDAFNGTKMHRLSLKGNRQLAHIHPNAFTGSSELVVLDVSHTALSSLPDAILVGLQWLIAESVVHLKKLPPRQAFAKLSLAQVTYPSHCCVFLNLYSNRWNPLCSLPKARDDGPFFRDHCSSFNSTCSPMPDAFNPCEDIMAAVPLRALIWIVSVLTLLGNMAVLLVLLGSRSKLTVPRFLMCHLAFADLCMGVYLVVIATVDTLTRGHYYNHAIDWQTGLGCGAAGFFTVFASELSVFTLTAITLERWHTITHALRLDRKFRLRHACMVMAAGWIFSCLAALLPMLGVSSYSKVSICLPMDVESVASQVYVVSLLLLNILAFVCVCGCYLSIYLTVRNPSAAPARADTHVAQRMAVLIFTDFLCMAPISFFAVSAALKLPLITVSDAKLLLVLFYPINSCSNPFLYAFFTRTFRRDFFLLAARFGLFKTRAQIYRTESSSCQQPAWTCPKSSPVITYALVNNATCVSGKQER
- the fshr gene encoding follicle-stimulating hormone receptor isoform X1; the protein is MASGPTVMFRMKMMMIVIAAAVVGKMDGMSARLSKRALCLCYYFPVGVNEIPRNISSNAQYVEMKQTKIRVIPHGAFTDLHQLRKLTILNNDNLRTIASFAFAGIPLVADIFISGNVALETIGAFAFSDLPELGEITITKSKHLRHIDRDAFKDIVNLQRLIISNTGLATFPDFSKIHSAADCMLFDLHDNKHIQEVPTNAFNGLCRRTIRDIRLTRNGIKEVARDAFNGTKMHRLSLKGNRQLAHIHPNAFTGSSELVVLDVSHTALSSLPDAILVGLQWLIAESVVHLKKLPPRQAFAKLSLAQVTYPSHCCVFLNLYSNSSRWNPLCSLPKARDDGPFFRDHCSSFNSTCSPMPDAFNPCEDIMAAVPLRALIWIVSVLTLLGNMAVLLVLLGSRSKLTVPRFLMCHLAFADLCMGVYLVVIATVDTLTRGHYYNHAIDWQTGLGCGAAGFFTVFASELSVFTLTAITLERWHTITHALRLDRKFRLRHACMVMAAGWIFSCLAALLPMLGVSSYSKVSICLPMDVESVASQVYVVSLLLLNILAFVCVCGCYLSIYLTVRNPSAAPARADTHVAQRMAVLIFTDFLCMAPISFFAVSAALKLPLITVSDAKLLLVLFYPINSCSNPFLYAFFTRTFRRDFFLLAARFGLFKTRAQIYRTESSSCQQPAWTCPKSSPVITYALVNNATCVSGKQER